From the genome of Acidaminococcus sp.:
AAAGGATACGGAACTGCTGCGGGAAAATATTGATGCGCTCCTGGGCAAAAAGATTCCTTCCGTCGAGGAAGCTAAGCGCGATGCCGAGGTGCGTGACTATGAATCGCTGGCACGTTATGCGCCGACGAGGAAGCAGGCGGCCTTCTACGCACAGAAGGCTGTGGAAAGAAAAGCGGAAAATGCCCGCACTGTAGAGGAAGGGGCGGCTCCTTATGAGCGCCGGATTGACCGTAACGAATGGGAAAGTCATGATCTCGTGCTGTCCCTCAAAGATGAAAACCTGACCATTACCCTTGACGGGAATACGCTTGAACCGCTGACTACTTTGGTTCTTGAACCGGGAAGCCTCTATCTGGGAGCAGACATGGGGAAAAACGAAAGCTGGAGCCAGAAGAATTTGTCGGAGAGCGTTTATGACGGTACTTTTGAGAACCTTGAAATCAGGTCTCAGACGGGGCGCGCCCTCAAGGACGAACAGCTGCTGTACTCCTTGAAACTCACGGGCTTTGACCGTGTCCGCTATGAAGTGCAGGAACGCTGGGAGGACATCCTGAACTGGTTCCTGCGCTATATCTAATGAGAAAGGGGAGATCATCCCTATGATCAAATCTTTTCGGCCAAGATGGATTCCCATGCTGGCCGTCATCGCGGCTATCAGCCTCATCGGACCGACCCGGGAGGGCATCAGTGCCAACTTGTCGCTGTCGGCCTGGATTACGTACTGGGACAGTGCCCGGGGCAGGGAAGAAGCACAAGACCTGAAAGACCGTTTTGAGGATCTGTCCTATTTTGCTGCTTATTTTAATGACGAGGGAGAGCTGATTTTCCCTGAATCGCTTACCAAAAGCAAAGTGAGCAGGAAACGCGCGTATCTTACCATCGTAAACGACGTCGTGCCTCGCAAGGGAGAGCCGCGCCTCAAAGATACGGAATTTCTTGTTCCGCTCCTTACTACGAGAACCGGGCGGGAACGTCATGCCGAAAAAATCCTGAACCTTGCGGAGAAAAAGGACTTTACCGGAGTGGAAATTGACTACGAGAATATCTGGAAAAAAGGAGACGCGCGTCTGCAGGAAAAGTTCCTGTCCTTCCTCACAATCCTGGAAGAAAAGGCGAAAGCGCGTCATATCAAAGTCCGCGCTATTCTGGAACCTTCCGTTCCCTTTAGTGATACATTTCCGCAAGGCATCGAATATGTTGTGATGGCCTATAACCTTTACGGACCTCATAGTGGGCCCGGGCCCAAGGCTGATCTTGCTTTTATCCGCAAGACGTGCCGGAAGATGGACGTCCTGAAAGGAGATACGGCTCTTGCCTTTTCTGTCGGGGGAGCCGTCTGGAAGGATGGAAAAGAAGGCCGCTTTATTACGCAGCAAGAGGCCATGGCCCTTAGCAAAAATCATGGCGTGACGCCTGAGCGCGATGCAGCAAGCGGTGCCCTTTCCTTTACCTATGAGGAGGACGGGCACACCATGACTGTGTGGTATGCCGATGCATCTACATTAAACGCCTGGATCAAGGAAGCTATGAATGCAGGCTACCCGCACATCTTTCTCTGGGCCCTTGGCGGCAACGAAGATCTTTCTTCCCTGACACGGGGAAAGGTCGAGGAACTAAAGGAGTAACACTATGAAAAAAATTGTGCTCTTGGTTCTTTTCTGTGCCTTCTTTGCTTTTTTGCCTCAAAGTGAAGCCGGAAAAGCCATGAACATCATCCCTACGACCAAAAAAGCGGTTGTTTTCACTTTCGGAGGGCTCAGAAATCCGCAGACGGTGGAAGACGTGCTGGAACGTATGGAGAAGGAAAAGATTCGCGGCACTTTTTTTGTTACGGAGCGGGAACTTCGGGAAAATTCGGCCACGATTCATAATATCGTAAACCATGGCCAGGAAATTGGTATCGGACTCCGCCCGGGTGATACGCCTACAAAGGATGCCATCAGAAAGCAGATTGAGCGGATCAGGCAGCGCCTGTCCCGCGAGTATGGCGTGAATCCGACCGTGGTGCGTCAGATGTATGGCGCTGAGAATGAGGCTGTTTCGAGCGTCCTCGATGAACTGCACCTTCCCCTCATCGGGCAGACCCGCAACGTGGTGCTCACGAGACTTAAGGACGCTAACACATCCGATGACATTATGAACGCCATTTTTAAGAAATGGGACTTTTCTCTCGGACGGGGGCAGATTATGTATTTCCGTCTGGATTTTCTAAAGAATCCTGCCCTTATCGGGGAAGTCATGACACGGATTCATAAGGAAAAAGTCGATGCCAATACGTACCGGACCTTCCGTGACCAGCCGGAGACCAATCCGAAAAACGATTCCGCTTATGCGATCCTTTCCGTCGGGGATGTTCTTGCAGACAAGGCTAAGCTTTGGGAATATCCAGTTCCTATGGAGAAAGTTCCGACAAAGCTTCAGCCTGACACCATCGCCTATCCGGTGGATGACAGCAACTTTTCAAAAGTTTTCCTGTCCCATTACATCGGGGCACCTGAAGTCGATGAAGAAGACCGTATGTACGGGCTCGACCAGGACGTCATTCGCAAGGCCGATAAGGGCGGTGTTGTAAAGACTGCGCCGGATCGGATGATTTTTCTGACCTTTGATGACTGGGGCACGGATAATACCATCAATAAGCTGCTCTACGTGCTCCGCAAGCACAATGCTACGGGAACGTTCTTTATCATTACGCGGTACATGCCGAGCAATCCTAATCTTCTCCGTGCCATTGCCGAAGAAGGCAATACGATTGGAAGCCATACGGACCGTCATGGTGCCATGGCTATTCGGAATAAGAAAGGACATATTGAGGAAAGCGAGACGCCCGAAGCCTATTCTGAAAATGTGAAGACTGCTTACAGAAAGTTGGCAGAGACGGTCGGCGATGTAGAAGTGAATGGCCATTACAGCCTTTCCCGCCTTTTCAGACCGCCTACGCTTACAATCAGTGAAAATGGGGCAAAAGCTCTCTTTAACGCGGGATATACATTCCTCGTGTCGGGCTATGAAAGTACGGAAGACTATGCAGCGCATAATCTTGCGCAGCTCGTCGGAGCCATTAAAGCCGGCATCTATACGCCGGAACATCGGGTGCGCACGGGGTCCATCATTATTATGCACATGAGTGCTTCGGCCAAATTCACGCCGGAAGCCCTCGATATCGTCCTTACGCAGAACGAACTCCTACGGGATGATGATCCCCGTAAATTTACGGTCGGCCGTCTGACAGATTATTTGATAGATGGATATGATCAAAGGGCGGAGCAGAAAAATAGCAGATAGCTTCGCACAGTATGGCTTGCGGTTAAAACGAAAAAGAAAACCATTCCTGTATCAGTTCACTAAAAAGGGGCTGTCGCAAGTGACCGATTTTTAATCCCTGAAATAACTTGCTAAAGGCCCCAATTTGCCTTACTTTTTAGTTGAATATGTTTTGAGATGAAAAAAGGGCGCACGAAATTAAGCAACTCTAAGTTGCTTTTTTTCGTGCGCTCTTTTTGTATCTTTTAGGCCTCTTTTTTCAGCGGATATAAGTGCAAATCCTCTTTGCCGTCTTGAACTTTGTGATGGACCTTCAGGACATTCCGTGCCATGGCACATATTCCCACTGTTACCAGGGCATTTCCTTTGCCTCGGGTTTCTAGTCTTCTGACGTTTAATGAATCCTTGAGATCCGCAAAGGCTCCTTCTGCCTGTATACTGCGGTTCATCCTCAGTTCCTTACCATATTCGGAAGTAATGTTCTTCAGGGATTCTGCCCTCAATGCAGCAAAATTCTTCGAGACCACTAATTTCTTGTTTCTTTTCTCCATGGGTGTCCTGCAATTGTTCCCATGGATGCACTGTTCCTTGTAGGGACAACCGCTGCAGTCCTTACATTCGTAATATGTTTTCTCTGACACATATCCTGACCGGTTCTTTACCTGGGTTACTTTACTGACTTTCAGCAGTCTCCTACCTTTACAGATATACATGTCTTGATCAGGCAAATATGTCATGTTTTCTGCTTTGCCGATGTCGTTCTTATACTTTTTCCTCTTGCTTCTTTCATAATTGTTAGGCTTGATATATGAAGTATACTGATTCTTCTTCAGCCAGACCAAGTTCTCTTCGCTTTCATAGCCTGCATCGGCTACAATGTTTGCAAATTTCTGACCGAAGTGGGCTTCAAATCCTTCAAGAAAAGGAATGAGTGTCCGCATATCTGTTGGATGTGCACTCACATCTGCAAACAAGGTAAAACCGGAATTGTTGGCATATTGGACATTGTATCCCGGCTTTAAGGCGCCATTAAGCATGGCGTCTTCTTTCATCCTCATAAAGGTAGCATCCGGGTCTGTTTTGGCAAAGCTGTTCCGTTCCCCACAGATGTGAAGCTGCTTCGTATACACCTTAAGCCGTTTGAGATAGTTAGCTAAAATCTCATAGTACTTCTGTAGAATGGTCTTTCTTTTCCCACATCCGTGAACAAACTCGATCCCTTCAGCCCGCTTTATGACAAGCAGTTTTTTTAGGAGCTTCTTTAAATGACGGATGTGGAAAGTGTTTCCGTAACAGACCTTGATTCCGAAACGTTCCTCGATTTCGGGAACCAGTTGCTCCAGTTTCTCTATGAGTTTGTTCTGGCTGCCTAAGACTCTGTTTTTCCAAACAAATTTGTATTTGTTTGCCACAGATTCAATTTTTGTCCCATCGATGAACAGGCTATCCAGCGTGATGAAACCGCGAGCCAGCAGCCATTTATCCATCTGAATCATGAGCTCCTTGATACATGGTTTTAGATGGAGGGAACAAAATCTTGCAATGGTTGCATTATCCGGAGCTTTTTTCCCATCTAAGAGGAACATGAAATGAGTGTCTCTTTTACAGGATTGCTCTATCTTACGCGAACCACGAATTCCTTCCATACATGCATAAATGACGATCTCCAGCAGCTGAATTGGTGACGTTAATTTATTCTCGACATGAGAATACGTGTCATACAATGCCTTTACATCCATCCCTTCTACCATGGCACGCACCAAGCGAACAGGATCGTCATTAGGGATTTGTACTTCAAAATTTAGAGGAAGAAAAAGTTGATAAGAACTGCCAATTTTTGTATAATCCTTTTGTGTAGGTTTGTTTTTTGGCATATTTAAATTCTACACCAAGGCGCGGTCTCATTCAATGAGGCCGCGCCTTGCTTTTACCTTGTTTTTGATACAAAAGGGGCCGTCGCAAAATGCGACAGCCCCTTTACGCTGGTCGTCGGTCGCTGGCCGCGGGTCGCTCGTGGAAGAAAAATTGCGAGGGCATTTTTCTACGAACTTATAAAAATAAAAC
Proteins encoded in this window:
- a CDS encoding IS1182 family transposase; this translates as MPKNKPTQKDYTKIGSSYQLFLPLNFEVQIPNDDPVRLVRAMVEGMDVKALYDTYSHVENKLTSPIQLLEIVIYACMEGIRGSRKIEQSCKRDTHFMFLLDGKKAPDNATIARFCSLHLKPCIKELMIQMDKWLLARGFITLDSLFIDGTKIESVANKYKFVWKNRVLGSQNKLIEKLEQLVPEIEERFGIKVCYGNTFHIRHLKKLLKKLLVIKRAEGIEFVHGCGKRKTILQKYYEILANYLKRLKVYTKQLHICGERNSFAKTDPDATFMRMKEDAMLNGALKPGYNVQYANNSGFTLFADVSAHPTDMRTLIPFLEGFEAHFGQKFANIVADAGYESEENLVWLKKNQYTSYIKPNNYERSKRKKYKNDIGKAENMTYLPDQDMYICKGRRLLKVSKVTQVKNRSGYVSEKTYYECKDCSGCPYKEQCIHGNNCRTPMEKRNKKLVVSKNFAALRAESLKNITSEYGKELRMNRSIQAEGAFADLKDSLNVRRLETRGKGNALVTVGICAMARNVLKVHHKVQDGKEDLHLYPLKKEA
- a CDS encoding polysaccharide deacetylase family protein — encoded protein: MKKIVLLVLFCAFFAFLPQSEAGKAMNIIPTTKKAVVFTFGGLRNPQTVEDVLERMEKEKIRGTFFVTERELRENSATIHNIVNHGQEIGIGLRPGDTPTKDAIRKQIERIRQRLSREYGVNPTVVRQMYGAENEAVSSVLDELHLPLIGQTRNVVLTRLKDANTSDDIMNAIFKKWDFSLGRGQIMYFRLDFLKNPALIGEVMTRIHKEKVDANTYRTFRDQPETNPKNDSAYAILSVGDVLADKAKLWEYPVPMEKVPTKLQPDTIAYPVDDSNFSKVFLSHYIGAPEVDEEDRMYGLDQDVIRKADKGGVVKTAPDRMIFLTFDDWGTDNTINKLLYVLRKHNATGTFFIITRYMPSNPNLLRAIAEEGNTIGSHTDRHGAMAIRNKKGHIEESETPEAYSENVKTAYRKLAETVGDVEVNGHYSLSRLFRPPTLTISENGAKALFNAGYTFLVSGYESTEDYAAHNLAQLVGAIKAGIYTPEHRVRTGSIIIMHMSASAKFTPEALDIVLTQNELLRDDDPRKFTVGRLTDYLIDGYDQRAEQKNSR
- a CDS encoding glycosyl hydrolase family 18 protein → MIKSFRPRWIPMLAVIAAISLIGPTREGISANLSLSAWITYWDSARGREEAQDLKDRFEDLSYFAAYFNDEGELIFPESLTKSKVSRKRAYLTIVNDVVPRKGEPRLKDTEFLVPLLTTRTGRERHAEKILNLAEKKDFTGVEIDYENIWKKGDARLQEKFLSFLTILEEKAKARHIKVRAILEPSVPFSDTFPQGIEYVVMAYNLYGPHSGPGPKADLAFIRKTCRKMDVLKGDTALAFSVGGAVWKDGKEGRFITQQEAMALSKNHGVTPERDAASGALSFTYEEDGHTMTVWYADASTLNAWIKEAMNAGYPHIFLWALGGNEDLSSLTRGKVEELKE